In Streptomyces sp. NBC_01231, the sequence AGCCACGCTCCGAGTCCAACTCGCCCATCAGGGACTGGAGTTCGGTCACATCGCGCAGGGTGACGACGGTTCCCCGGCGCTCGCCGCCCGACACCGGGGACGTGTTGACCACCAGCACCCGGGCCGCGGTCAGGTGCACCTCGTCCACCCGCGGCTCCGATGCCAGCAGCGCCCCGGTGAGGGGGGCGGGCAGGCCAATTTCCGCCACCGAACGGCCCACCACGTCCGCCTCGGACGCCACCCCGAGCAACTCCCGCCCGCCGTCGTTGATGAGCGCCACCCTGAACTGCCCGTCCAGCATCAGCAGACCCTCGCGCACGGCGTGCAGCGCGGCCTGGTGGTAGTCGTGCATGGCGCTCAGTTCGGCCGCGTTCATGTTGTGGGTGTGGCGGCGCAGCCGGGCGTTGACGACGTACGTGCCGATCGCGCCGAGGGCGAGCGCGCCGGCCGCGACCCCGAGCATGGCCGTCAGCTGGCCCTGCACCCGCTTGCTGATCTCCTCGACCCTTATGCCGGCGCTGACCAGGCCGATGACCCGGTGGTCGCCGTCCTCGACGGGGGTGACCGCGCGCACCGACGCGCCCAGCGTGCCCGTGTAGGTCTCGGTGAAGGGCCTTCCCTTCAGAGCGGGGGCGATGTTGCCGCGGAAGTGCTGGCCGATCTCGGCCTCCACGGGGTGGGTCCAGCGGATGCCCTGCGGATTCATGATCGTGACGAAGTCGACCTCGGCGTCCGTCATCACCCGCATCGCGTACGGCTGGAGCTCGGCCGTCGGGTCGGAGGTGCCGATCGCCTCCCGTACGGAGGGGGAGTCGGCGACGGACCGCGCCACCGCCAGGGCCTGCCGACGGGCGGAGTCCTCCGCCTGGCCGCGGTCGCTGACGTACGTGAACAGCGCGTACCCGGCGACGACGACCGCGATCAGCACCGCCTGCATGGCGAAGAGCTGGCCGGCCAGGCTGCGAGGTCTCGGGACACGGACGTACATGTCGTCAGTCTGCCTCTTGGCTGATTGTGAACTATATGAACGGAAGGGTGACCGCCCTCACACGACGGGAGATAGTCACCGCATCCCCCCATGCAGAACCGCCATACACAACCCCATCCAAATCCCCCGGACGTGAGCCGCACGCCGGTGATGCCGACGACGTCGTCAAGGAGGGCCTTCCGTGACCAGCGCAGCCGATACGGCACCTGCCTCACCCAAAGCCAAGCGGGACCGCACCCACTATCTGTACATCGCCGTCATTGGCGCGGTGGCGCTCGGCATCGCGGTCGGTCTGATCTGGCCCGATTTCGGGGTCGAGCTCAAGCCCCTGGGCACGGGCTTCGTGAACCTGATCAAGATGATGATCTCGCCCATCATCTTCTGCACCATCGTTCTGGGCATCGGCTCGGTACGGAAGGCCGCGAAGGTCGGTGCCGTCGGCGGCATCGCGCTCGGCTACTTCATGGTGATGTCCCTGGTCGCGCTGGCCATCGGCCTGGTCGTGGGCAACATCCTGCACCCGGGTGACGGGCTGCACCTGACCGAGGCCCTCAAGGCGTCCGGCCACGACCAGGTGTCGGCCGACGCGCTTCCGCCCGTCGAATTCGCGCTGTCGATCATCCCGGTGACGTTCGTCTCCGCCTTCACCGAGGGCCAGGTTCTCCAGACCCTTCTCGTCGCGCTGCTCGCCGGCTTCGCCCTGCAGGCGATGGGTCCGGTCGGTCAGCCGATTCTGCGGGGTGTCGAGCACATCCAGCGACTGGTGTTCCGCATCCTCGCCATGGTGATGTGGGCCGCCCCGATCGGTGCCTTCGGTGCCATCGCCGCCGTGGTCGGATCGGCGGGTCTGGACGCGCTCAAGAGTCTCGCCGTGCTGATGATCGGCTTCTACATCACCTGTGTGCTTTTCGTCTTCGTCGTGCTCGGGACGCTGCTGCGCGTGGTCGCGGGACTGAACATCTTCATGCTGTTCAAGTACCTCGCCCGGGAGTTCCTGCTGATCCTGTCCACCTCTTCCTCCGAGTCGGCGCTGCCGCGGCTCATCGCGAAGATGGAGCATCTGGGCGTGAGCAAGCCGGTGGTCGGCATCACCGTTCCGACCGGCTACTCCTTCAACCTTGACGGCACGATGATCTACATGACCATGGCGTCGCTCTACATCGCCGACGCCTTGGGGACGCCGATGTCGATCGGCGAGCAGATCCCGCTGCTGCTCTTCCTGCTGGTCGCCTCCAAGGGCGCGGCGGGCGTCAGTGGCGCGGGTCTGGCCACCCTGGCCGGCGGTCTGCAGTCGCACAAGCCCGCTCTGGTGGACGGCATCGGCCTGATCGTCGGTATCGACCGCTTCATGAGTGAGGCGCGGGCCGTGACGAACTTCGCGGGCAACGCCGTGGCTACCCTCCTGATCGGCACCTGGACGAAGGAGGTCGACCGCGAGCGCGTCGACCAGGTGCTCGCCGGACACCTGCCCTTCGACGAGAAGACGCTCCTGGACGACGGTGCCGACGGCGACCAGGACGTCCACGCGGAGCTTCCCGAGCAGGGCGGCGAGAAGGAACTCGCCAAGGCCTGACGGCGCCGCGCGACACCGGGGGCCCCGACGCCGGGGCCCCCGCCCCCGACCGGCGTCCCCGGCCGCCGGCCTCGCGGCCACCCGGGCCTTCGATCTCGCGGTCGTGCGGCCACCGGCCACCCGGCCTTCGGTCGTGCGGCCACCGGCCTCGCGGCCATCCGGGCCACAGGCCTTCGTTCGCGCGGCCACCGGCCGCTGCGACCTCCGGCCACTCCGGCCCACCGCCACTCCGGCCCCACATCAGGGCCGGGCCCGGCCTGAACCCGGGCTCGTCCCTTGGTCCCCGGGCGGCTGAGTACTCCCCCGTAGCTCAGCCGCCCGGTCCGGCTTTCCAGGCCCTCACGCCGCTCTCGCCGTCACTCGGCGGTTGCGGCGTTTTCGGCGTTCTGGCCTGCCACCTTGGCCCTCACGTCCCCCTCGGCCTCATCGCTCAGCTTCGCCACCAGCGCGGTGGCGCGGGAGGCGGGTACACCTGCCGCGGTCAGTACGGTGATCGCGGCCGAGCGGCCCGCCTCCCGGGCTGCCAGCAGGCCGTCGTTCACGGCCTCCATCAGCGCGATCAGGGTCTGCTCCTGGACGTACGCCAGTGCCGGCGCCGGCAGTGGCGAGTCGAAGACGCCCTCCTCCAGGCCGCGCCGCAGCAGCTCCACGCTCGCCCCGCGCACCGGGGTGAGGCGGTCGCGGATGCCCTGCATCGTCACGCTGCGCTGGGCGAGTGCGACCAGGATGCGATAGCGGTCGGCGACCTCCCAGACCGCCAGCACCGAGCGCGCCACGGCCTCCGCCGGGTCGTCCACGCCGTCCCGGCCCGCCGCGTGGGCCGCCGCCACAGACTCCACGGCACCGTCGACGAGCGTGCCGACCAGGGCCTCGCGGCTGGGGAAGTGGCCGTACACCGTCCGCCGTACCACTCCCGCGGCGCGGGCGATCTGGTCCATGGACGCGTCGGGGTCGCGCAGCAGCTCCGCGAGGGCGACGTCGAGGATGCGGCGCCGGTTGGCATCGGCGCGACTGGTGGGGCCGGTGGTCATGGCAGCCATTCTGCACGCCCGTCCGCGGGCAGCCCGCGTACCTCCATCAGGGCTTCACCTCCTCAATTTGCACAGTGCTGTGCAGCTGCCGTACATTGCACATGGTTGAGCATTTGCACAGCACTGTGCAATCGATACGGCACGCTTGCGGTACTCCGCGAGGAAGGCGACCCCTGACATGCGACTCGTCATGAACGAACCGGTCGAGACGATGGACGGCCCCTACGCCCGGCGTTGGTGGGCGCTCCTGGTCCTGTGCCTGAGCCTGCTGATCATCGTGATGGCGAACACCGCCCTCACCGTCGCCGCGCCCGACATGACCCAGGACCTGGGTCTGTCCAGCGCCGACCTCCAGTGGGTCATCGACGGCTACACCGTCCCGTACGCGGCGCTGATGCTGCTGCTCGGTGCGATCGGCGACAAGTACAGCCGGCGTGGGGCGCTCGTGCTGGGGCTGTTCGTCTTCGGGGGCGGCGCCGTGGCGGGGTCGCTCGTCGACAGTTCCGCCGGTGTCATCGCGGCCCGCGCGGTGATGGGCGTCGGTGCCGCCATGATCATGCCCGCGACACTCTCGCTGCTCGCCGCAAGCTTCCCGCGCGCCGAACGCGCCAAGGCGATCACGCTGTGGACCGCCACGGCGGGCCTGGCGATCGCGGC encodes:
- a CDS encoding sensor histidine kinase translates to MYVRVPRPRSLAGQLFAMQAVLIAVVVAGYALFTYVSDRGQAEDSARRQALAVARSVADSPSVREAIGTSDPTAELQPYAMRVMTDAEVDFVTIMNPQGIRWTHPVEAEIGQHFRGNIAPALKGRPFTETYTGTLGASVRAVTPVEDGDHRVIGLVSAGIRVEEISKRVQGQLTAMLGVAAGALALGAIGTYVVNARLRRHTHNMNAAELSAMHDYHQAALHAVREGLLMLDGQFRVALINDGGRELLGVASEADVVGRSVAEIGLPAPLTGALLASEPRVDEVHLTAARVLVVNTSPVSGGERRGTVVTLRDVTELQSLMGELDSERGFTQALRSQAHEAANRLHTVVSLIELGRAEEAVDFATAELELAQALTDQVVAAVGEPVLAALLLGKTAQANERGVELVVSDDSRLDDGLLPPSLPSRDLVTILGNLIDNAVDAAQGSVPARVTVTAYTEDRELVLRVCDTGAGVDPAHTEAVFQRGFSTKPAGPGGRGLGLALVRQAVNRHEGSLTVAEADEGGAQFEVRLSLEGGDGSERVSEGAVVSGSEVVPGGRTSEASGASGASGASGASGASGASSVSGVSGASRGSAVTGGRVSGGGAASAGSAVTGGSAVSGDSTVSGGNPVSGGEA
- a CDS encoding cation:dicarboxylase symporter family transporter gives rise to the protein MTSAADTAPASPKAKRDRTHYLYIAVIGAVALGIAVGLIWPDFGVELKPLGTGFVNLIKMMISPIIFCTIVLGIGSVRKAAKVGAVGGIALGYFMVMSLVALAIGLVVGNILHPGDGLHLTEALKASGHDQVSADALPPVEFALSIIPVTFVSAFTEGQVLQTLLVALLAGFALQAMGPVGQPILRGVEHIQRLVFRILAMVMWAAPIGAFGAIAAVVGSAGLDALKSLAVLMIGFYITCVLFVFVVLGTLLRVVAGLNIFMLFKYLAREFLLILSTSSSESALPRLIAKMEHLGVSKPVVGITVPTGYSFNLDGTMIYMTMASLYIADALGTPMSIGEQIPLLLFLLVASKGAAGVSGAGLATLAGGLQSHKPALVDGIGLIVGIDRFMSEARAVTNFAGNAVATLLIGTWTKEVDRERVDQVLAGHLPFDEKTLLDDGADGDQDVHAELPEQGGEKELAKA
- a CDS encoding TetR/AcrR family transcriptional regulator, giving the protein MAAMTTGPTSRADANRRRILDVALAELLRDPDASMDQIARAAGVVRRTVYGHFPSREALVGTLVDGAVESVAAAHAAGRDGVDDPAEAVARSVLAVWEVADRYRILVALAQRSVTMQGIRDRLTPVRGASVELLRRGLEEGVFDSPLPAPALAYVQEQTLIALMEAVNDGLLAAREAGRSAAITVLTAAGVPASRATALVAKLSDEAEGDVRAKVAGQNAENAATAE